DNA sequence from the Piliocolobus tephrosceles isolate RC106 chromosome 9, ASM277652v3, whole genome shotgun sequence genome:
gagagaaagagagagaagtgccGCTGCAGATAATTGATTACACCCCGATCAAGGCTAACTTGTTAGCAATAGTCAATTGCCCCGTCTCTCCGCCTCCCTCGCAGTCCGGGATCGGCGCCCTTGCCTCAGCTCTTCCAACTGCGGCCGCCAGGACCCGGGGCCAGGAGCCACTGCCGAGCCACCTGACACCTTTAAATAGCACCGGGGCTGGCGAAACTGGAGCCCCGCGCAACGCGCCCCGGCTCCGGCCCCGGATTGCTGGAAGCCCCAGCAGCAGCGGCGCCCGCGTCAGCGCCCTCCTCCCGGGGCCCCGCGCtgttctgcccgcctcagccgccGCGCTAATCGGCCCCGCGCCCTGCCCAGTGCGGCCTCCTTCCCACCCGCCGCCGCCTGCCCGCGCCGTCCGGCTTCCGAGTTGCCCGCGGGCTGGGTCCCCGCGGCCCGAGCCGCCCCGGCCGGGCCCCTGAACGAGGCCGAGATGACTTCCAAGGAGGACGGCAAGGCGGCGCCGGGGGAGGAGCGGCGGCGCAGTCCGCTGGACCACCTGCCTCCGCCTGCCAACTCCAACAAGCCGCTGACGCCGTTCAGCATCGAGGACATCCTCAACAAGCCGTCTGTGCGGAGAAGTTACTCGCTGTGCGGGGCGGCGCACCTGCTGGCCGCCGCGGACAAGCACGCGCCGGGCGGCTTGCCCCTGGCGGGCCGGGCGCTGCTGTCGCAGACCTCGCCGCTGTGCGCGCTGGAGGAGCTCGCCAGCAAGACGTTTAAGGGGCTGGAGGTCAGCGTTCTGCAGGCAGCCGAAGGTAGGCGCAGCTGCTGGGTTCCCCTGCACCCAGCGCCTCGCGCCCTGTGCCCTGCGCGCTTCGTCCCCTATGTCTCTGCTCGCCTCTGCCCGCTCGGGCCGCCAGGGCCTTCCAGCCTGAGCAGCTGCTTATGGGAGTGAAGATAGGTGGGACGGAACCCAATCCTTATTTCCTAGGGACCTCTGGGTAGGCCAGAGCTTGGGGGTGGCCGGAGAAGGGTGGCGGGAACCCAAGCTCTTTCCGCAGTCTGCTTGCTTTGCTGGTCTCCCTTGCGTTCCCAGTGTCCTGGGCGCTCTTAGCCTGGCTACTCGACGTGGGGAATCGAGTCTTTTGCTGGGACCTTCTGGGTAGGGTAGAGTTGAAGTGATTGGGAAGGGATGGAGAACCAACATTCACACCGCAATTAGGGTGTCCCTGTCTGGCTTTCTCATACTCAGAGACTTTGGGTCTTTCAAACCAACTCTTAGATAGGGGGCAGAGACCAAACAATTTTTCCTAGGGACTTCTGGGAGACCAAAGACAGGTGATGGTTTGCCAGAGCCAAAGCTTGCCCTGGTCCTGGAGGCTGAATTAAATCTGAGAAGGGAACATTGGTAGACTGCAGGCCGGACGCGCCTGGGTGGGGTAGGAGTTATGGGGGCCAGAGCCAGGGTGGGTTTCCTCTCTGGCAACGCGAGCCTACACTGTCCTTTCCTCCCAGGCCGCGACGGGATGACCATCTTTGGGCAGCGGCAGACCCCTAAGAAGCGGCGAAAGTCGCGCACGGCCTTCACCAACCACCAAATCTATGAATTGGAAAAGCGCTTTCTATACCAGAAGTACCTGTCCCCCGCCGATCGCGACCAAATCGCGCAGCAGCTCGGCCTCACCAACGCGCAAGTCATCACCTGGTTCCAGAATCGGCGCGCTAAGCTCAAGCGGGACCTGGAGGAGATGAAGGCCGACGTAGAGTCCGCCAAGAAACTGGGCCCCAGCGGGCAGATGGACATCGTGGCGCTGGCCGAACTCGAGCAGAACTCGGAGGCCACAGCCGGCGGTGGCGGCGGCTGCGGCAGGGCCAAGTCGAGGCCTGGCTCTCCGGTCCTCTCCCCAAGCGCCCCGCAGGCCCCGGGCGCTGGCCCCCTGCAGCTCTCGCCTGCCTCTCCGCTCACGGACCAGCCGGCCAGCAGCCAGGACTGCTCGGAGGACGAGGAAGACGAAGAGATCGACGTGGACGATTGAGCGGCACCCCGGGTCTTCTGCCACCCTGGGCTCCTAGCTCTCGAAAGCCCAACACCTCCCGGACCGGACGCCGAGGGGAGCTGGGACCTCCTCTGCCAACTCCCGCCTCTTCTCCTGTTCCCGGCCCCAGACTCGGCTCCTGGCAGCCGCCTCTTCCCTCTCGAAGCAATAAACCCAGGCTGGCCGGCCGGGCCGGCCGCCGCCAGCGGCCTCCGCCGCCCCGGAAGCCCTCGCCGTGCAATTCTGTATGGcttctatataaatatttaaacctATATAGCGGGTTCTTCCCACCGCAGcctgatttttcctttcttttattatttttttaactcggAGATTTCGATGTTTTCAAAACTCTGGGGCTGCCAGGTTTGCTGAGGGCGATGCAGAAACCAGGGCTGAGAACACTAACCCTGCGGTCTAGAGGAGGGGCAGCTCCGgctgttttgatttttctctgcATGTGGCGAATGCACCGGCCGGCTCCTTCCTCGCCTCCCTCGGCCTTATTGCAGCTGACTTCTATTTCCTCGTGTGGGAAGGGAAGAGGTGGGCAGCCGGGTCCTGACTTGCAAGTCTCAAAATCGATCTTTCCTTCCCACCCTCTGAGAGAAAAGTCTGTTTTCGATGCCATTTCTGCCTCCTAATGCCCACTAATGCTATTTTTAaggttcctccctccctcccgcatTTCCTCGGACTGACTGTTGGAGTCCGGCTCTTAGGGACAATGCAGGGGGAAATCCAACCAACCAACCATGGAAAACAGAACCCAAAGCCCTATAATTATTTTGTactctttttagaatttttttgcatgtgacagagacagagaggaggcCGACCCAAGCCCTCACCTCACCTCCTCCACAGTTCTGGGTCTCTCTTGCCACCTCCAACATCCCACTCCTACTCGACTTGGTCAGAGGAGGGTGGCTGGATGTGCGTGGGCTGCGAGTACCCCTTCCCTGCTCCTCCCTTGCCCTCTCCTCCTCAGACTGTACCCAAGGCCTCTTTCTCCAATAAATAAAGTCTTTGCCATTTTACTAGAACCGGCGGTGACCGTGTCTGAGTGAGTGGGCCCGTTTCGGAGAAGCAGCGGCAGGCTGGGCTTCTTGCCGCTGCTTCTAGCCGGTCGCCTCAGCCTTGGAGATTTGGGGGGGATTTTCAGGACAGTCTTA
Encoded proteins:
- the LBX1 gene encoding transcription factor LBX1 — encoded protein: MTSKEDGKAAPGEERRRSPLDHLPPPANSNKPLTPFSIEDILNKPSVRRSYSLCGAAHLLAAADKHAPGGLPLAGRALLSQTSPLCALEELASKTFKGLEVSVLQAAEGRDGMTIFGQRQTPKKRRKSRTAFTNHQIYELEKRFLYQKYLSPADRDQIAQQLGLTNAQVITWFQNRRAKLKRDLEEMKADVESAKKLGPSGQMDIVALAELEQNSEATAGGGGGCGRAKSRPGSPVLSPSAPQAPGAGPLQLSPASPLTDQPASSQDCSEDEEDEEIDVDD